A stretch of Arthrobacter sunyaminii DNA encodes these proteins:
- a CDS encoding fasciclin domain-containing protein, translated as MAFKTRRNMSILGIAAVSMLGMAACSTDSTDTSSTSSESGTASESSMSPSASESMSSDPGASESMSADPAANLVGASCADYAAAVPEGAGSIEGMSLDPVVTAASNNPMLTTLTSAVSGELNPDVNLVDTLNGSEFTVFAPTDDAFAKLDPATIEALKADPELLSSILTYHVVPGQMTPDELSGSYATVNGEEVEVTGSGDSLMVNDATVVCGGVQTENATVYLLDTVLMPGM; from the coding sequence ATGGCTTTCAAAACCCGCCGAAACATGTCCATCCTCGGAATCGCCGCTGTCTCCATGCTGGGCATGGCCGCCTGCAGCACCGACTCCACCGACACCTCATCAACGAGTTCCGAATCAGGTACGGCATCAGAGTCCAGCATGTCCCCCTCGGCTTCGGAATCCATGAGCTCCGACCCCGGCGCCAGCGAGTCCATGAGCGCTGACCCGGCGGCCAACCTGGTGGGCGCCAGCTGCGCCGACTACGCAGCGGCCGTTCCCGAAGGCGCCGGCTCCATTGAAGGAATGTCCCTTGATCCGGTGGTCACCGCCGCTTCCAACAACCCCATGCTCACCACCCTCACGTCTGCGGTCTCCGGCGAGCTAAACCCGGATGTGAATCTCGTGGACACCCTCAACGGCTCCGAGTTCACCGTCTTCGCCCCCACCGATGATGCCTTTGCCAAGCTGGATCCGGCCACCATTGAGGCGCTGAAGGCTGATCCGGAACTGCTCTCCAGCATCCTGACGTACCACGTGGTTCCCGGCCAGATGACACCCGATGAACTGTCCGGCTCATACGCCACCGTCAACGGCGAAGAAGTTGAGGTCACCGGTTCCGGAGACAGCCTCATGGTCAACGACGCCACAGTGGTTTGCGGCGGCGTCCAGACTGAAAACGCCACCGTTTACCTGCTGGACACCGTCCTGATGCCCGGAATGTAA
- the bcp gene encoding thioredoxin-dependent thiol peroxidase, whose product MTRLSPGETAPDFTLPATNSTSVSLSGFRGRSTIVYFYPAAATPGCTKEACDFRDNLNSLQDAGYAVVGISPDPVPKLEKFAEAENLNFPLLSDPDHAVAEAYGAWGEKKNYGKTYEGLIRSTVVVDPEGKVSLAQYNVKATGHVAKLSRDLGLA is encoded by the coding sequence ATGACCCGCCTGTCCCCCGGTGAAACAGCCCCGGACTTCACCCTTCCGGCCACAAACTCGACTTCCGTCTCGCTCTCCGGATTCCGCGGACGCAGCACCATCGTGTACTTCTACCCCGCCGCCGCCACCCCGGGCTGCACCAAGGAAGCCTGCGACTTCCGGGACAACCTGAACAGCCTGCAGGACGCCGGGTACGCCGTCGTCGGCATCTCTCCGGACCCGGTGCCCAAGCTGGAGAAGTTTGCCGAGGCGGAGAACCTCAACTTCCCCCTGCTTTCCGATCCCGACCACGCCGTGGCCGAAGCATACGGAGCCTGGGGCGAGAAAAAGAACTACGGCAAGACCTATGAGGGCCTGATCCGGTCAACCGTGGTGGTGGACCCGGAAGGCAAAGTCTCCCTCGCACAGTACAACGTGAAAGCCACCGGCCACGTTGCCAAACTATCCCGTGATCTGGGACTCGCCTAA
- a CDS encoding ABC transporter substrate-binding protein, producing the protein MSYAGRSTSGSRPKRRAAAITTGIALSALILSGCAQSERDEGTGDAGASSDVDGTFVFAASSDPKSLDPAFASDGESFRVSRQIFEGLVGVKPGTADPEPLLAKSWETSEDALTYTFELQDGVTFHDGTDFNAEAVCANFDRWYNFTGIQQAESLAYYYSKLFKGFADTPETATYESCEATGETEAVVTLAKPFAGFIAALSLPAFSMQSPTAMDQYAANEASGTAEAPTLTEYAKSHPTGTGPFKFENWEVGNQITLSAYDDYWGEQGQVTDIIFRVIDDPNSRRQSLEAGTIDGYDLVAPADTKSLADAGYNVMAREPFTILYLGMNQKVEELADPLVRQAIAHAIDKQALVDQTLPEGTKVASQFIPDVVNGYNEDVTEYEYDPEKAKSLLAEAGYPDGFSVDFNYPTGVSRPYMPTPEQVYTNITAQLEDVGITVNPQPNKWSPDYLDRVQASEDHGIHLLGWTGDYNDTDNFVGVFFGGEKPEFGFNNPEIFDALEEARQVSSLEEQTPLYEQINEDIAEFVPAIPLAHPAPSLAFNERVVSYPASPVNDEVFNKIELNK; encoded by the coding sequence ATGTCATATGCCGGCCGATCTACGAGCGGTTCGCGCCCCAAACGGCGCGCCGCGGCCATCACCACAGGGATCGCGCTCAGCGCCCTGATTCTCTCGGGCTGTGCCCAGAGCGAGCGCGACGAAGGAACGGGCGACGCCGGGGCGTCGTCGGACGTTGACGGAACCTTTGTGTTCGCAGCGTCCTCGGATCCCAAGTCGCTGGACCCCGCCTTCGCTTCCGACGGCGAGTCCTTCCGCGTCAGCCGCCAGATCTTCGAGGGCCTGGTGGGCGTCAAGCCGGGCACCGCGGATCCGGAGCCGCTGCTGGCCAAGTCCTGGGAGACTTCCGAGGACGCCCTGACCTACACCTTCGAGCTGCAGGACGGCGTCACCTTCCACGACGGCACCGATTTCAACGCCGAAGCCGTTTGCGCCAACTTTGACCGCTGGTACAACTTCACGGGCATCCAGCAGGCCGAGAGCCTTGCCTACTACTACAGCAAGCTCTTCAAGGGCTTCGCCGATACCCCGGAAACCGCCACCTACGAGTCCTGCGAGGCGACCGGCGAGACCGAAGCCGTAGTGACCCTGGCCAAGCCGTTCGCCGGATTCATCGCCGCCCTGTCCCTGCCGGCCTTCTCCATGCAGAGCCCGACGGCGATGGACCAGTACGCGGCCAACGAAGCTTCCGGCACGGCCGAGGCCCCCACGCTGACCGAGTACGCCAAGAGCCATCCCACCGGAACCGGCCCCTTCAAATTCGAGAACTGGGAAGTCGGCAACCAGATCACCCTCTCCGCCTACGACGACTACTGGGGCGAGCAGGGCCAGGTCACGGACATCATCTTCCGTGTCATCGACGATCCCAACTCCCGCCGCCAGTCCCTCGAGGCCGGCACCATTGACGGCTACGACCTCGTGGCTCCGGCCGACACAAAGTCGCTGGCCGACGCCGGGTACAACGTGATGGCCCGCGAGCCGTTCACCATCCTCTACCTCGGCATGAACCAGAAGGTTGAGGAGCTGGCGGACCCGCTGGTGCGCCAGGCGATCGCTCACGCCATCGACAAGCAGGCCCTGGTGGACCAGACCCTGCCCGAAGGCACCAAGGTGGCCTCCCAGTTCATCCCCGATGTCGTCAACGGCTACAACGAGGACGTCACCGAATACGAATACGATCCTGAGAAGGCCAAGTCCCTGCTGGCCGAGGCCGGCTACCCGGACGGCTTCTCCGTGGACTTCAATTACCCGACCGGCGTTTCCCGCCCGTACATGCCGACGCCGGAGCAGGTTTACACCAACATCACCGCCCAGCTCGAAGACGTGGGCATCACCGTCAATCCGCAGCCGAACAAGTGGTCCCCGGATTACCTGGACCGCGTCCAGGCCTCCGAAGACCACGGCATCCACCTGCTGGGCTGGACCGGCGACTACAACGACACGGACAACTTTGTCGGTGTGTTCTTCGGCGGCGAAAAGCCCGAGTTCGGGTTCAACAACCCGGAGATCTTCGATGCCCTGGAGGAAGCCCGCCAGGTCAGCAGCCTCGAGGAGCAGACTCCGCTCTACGAGCAGATCAACGAGGACATCGCCGAGTTTGTGCCGGCCATTCCGCTGGCACACCCGGCTCCCTCACTCGCCTTCAACGAGCGCGTGGTTTCCTACCCCGCCAGCCCGGTGAATGACGAAGTGTTTAACAAGATCGAACTCAACAAGTAA